AGAGGGTGAGCCTGGTCTCAGTGAGTAGCTTACCCAAATTTAGACATTTATCAAAGGAATCAAAAGAATCatgaatgatttttgtaaatttccaGACTTTGCAGTACTCatatggaatttttaagtaaACCAAGTGTATCCACTCTGTAAGACATTGTACTTCTGAGCTGGAATGTCCAAATACTGTCTTCTCCTCTTTTCCTCACCAAAGAGCTAAACAAgctattgtttttattaatgGGTATAATCTTTAGCTTGTACCCATGGTAAATTGCTGATATGGTAGCTGGCCTCTATGTTAATTTGTACATGCCATAGGTCAAATAATTTTCCCTAAATTCAACTATATGTCACGACTGCTTGATAGGTACTCAATGTCTATTAGTTTATTATcagaaaaatcaaaatcataattCTATAGTTGAATACACTTTGTTTTTATAATGTGAAAAATGTTGACCATTcctacaaaatttcatttttccagaTAATGAAAACGTGATAAATGAGTACTCCTCAGTGCTGGAAAACCAGAGAATATATATAGAGGAGACTGTAAATAGTAATATCCCAATTAACCTTCGTGTGCTCCGCTCAATCCTGGAAAACCTGAGAAGCAAGATACAAAAATTAGAATCTGATGTCTCAGCTCAAATGGAATACTGCCGCACTCCATGCACTGTCAGCTGCAACATTCCCGTGGTGTCTGGCAAAGGtaacaagtaaacaaacatatTTCTAGTATTTCTAGAGGGTTCCAGAAGAGTTCAGTCCTCTAAAAATgagagaactgaaaaataaatcaagtggGTTTTCCCCAAAAAGGCATAATGACATTAAAGCACTTTATGAAGATGTCCTTGGCATGCTGTATCCTGCCATGCTAACTTTACCAGTTTCTGAAGAGCAGAATGGAACATAGTGATGGTGGTAGTTTCAGGGGTGGCtgatgtgtgcatatgtgtgcatgtatgtgcttGTGTGAATAGATGACAAGACCATGGAAAGATGGAGGAGTTTCCCCATCCATGTGTTCTATCTCTTTGTGGATATTTCAGGGCACAAAAGTGCAAAaggatattttccatttttcttaaaaaataaaattcctcaaAACTAAGTTTGGTTTCCAGTTAAGGGACATTTCAATTTCTAcaatattattctaaaatgtcTATAATAAAACAGTTCTCTGTAACTTAGGTAATCAGTTATGTTAAAAGAATGGGAGACTAAAGACCATGTGGTTATATTGTAGGTCCTTGAACATAATATGTTATCTTATGTTTACAGAATGTGAGGAGATTATCAGGAAAGGAGGTGAAACATCTGAAATGTATCTCATTCAGCCTGACAGCGCCATCAAACCATATAAAGTATACTGTGACATGAACACAGAAAGCGGAGGCAAGTATTAGATGTTAACACATCACTCTGCAACTATTTTACATGCAAGAAAGCAAGACCTCATTCTAACAAATCTAGCAATGAAGTATTTGAATTGGAATTCAAtctgagattttaaaatgttttaaatgtcttTGATTCATGGTTTGGGGTAAGATAAAGCTCTCATGTTTCTTTCCTTATATCTATTTTGGAAAGCCAAATATAAATGGGCATAAAATGAATTGAATGGACAATGGACTCAGACActtctttcaaaatattatttgttcCTGGTTAACTTACACTATGTTTGTTTCTATCAATCAAAGGGTGGACAGTAATACAGAACCGTCAAGATGGTAGCGTTGACTTTGGCAGGAAATGGGACCCATACAAACAAGGATTTGGAAATATTGCAACCAATGCAGATGGGAAAAAATATTGTGGCTTACCAGGTAAACCTGGGGGTAACAAGATAAAAGCACTTTATTTAATATgggatttttttccattaaaaacatTGGGTATTGGGAGTCCATTTTAGGTTTTAGACAGTTAAGAGATGATTAACTATAAAATGTAGAAACTAAAGGTATGGGGGGGGAAAGCAGCTGTTGGTTAACAAAGTTTTTAATTGtgtgagattttattttatttttcctttaggtGAATATTGGCTTGGAAATGATAAAATCAGTCAGCTGACCAAGATGGGACCCACTGAACTTCTGATTGAGATGGAGGACTGGAAAGGAGACAAGGTCAAGGCACACTATGGAGGATTCACAGTGCAGAATGAGGCCAACAAATACCAAATCTCCGTGAACAAGTACAAAGGAACAGCCGGCAATGCTCTCATGGACGGAGCTTCCCAGctggtgggagaaaacagaaccatGACTATACACAATGGCATGTTCTTCAGCACCTATGACAGAGACAATGATGGCTGGTATGTGTTGTGCTCTTCATTCCTATTTCAAAAGCTCCTACTAATATTATTACTCATGAATATTATGACTCATTAATAATGGCTAACATCATTAACAACTGCCACTACTTGGGCCCTATCTGCCAGCCATCGTACCAAGCTCTCCATATATCACTTGAAAGCATTTCAGCTGTAAAGTACCCATTATTAatctcattttacaaattaaatttagTTAAATAATTTACCCAAAGTCACACATTGTCAAGAATTGGAATTAACGCATAGTCAC
This window of the Castor canadensis chromosome 9, mCasCan1.hap1v2, whole genome shotgun sequence genome carries:
- the Fgb gene encoding fibrinogen beta chain, whose product is MKYLLLLLLCVFSVKSQGVDDYEDEGGFDARSHRPIDRKREEPPSLRPAPPPISSGGYRARPAKVVANKKKTEKRAPDAGGCLHADPDLGVLCPTGCQLQDDLLKQERPIKNSVAELHNNVGSVSQTSTATYQYMTVLKDMWKKRQAQMKDNENVINEYSSVLENQRIYIEETVNSNIPINLRVLRSILENLRSKIQKLESDVSAQMEYCRTPCTVSCNIPVVSGKECEEIIRKGGETSEMYLIQPDSAIKPYKVYCDMNTESGGWTVIQNRQDGSVDFGRKWDPYKQGFGNIATNADGKKYCGLPGEYWLGNDKISQLTKMGPTELLIEMEDWKGDKVKAHYGGFTVQNEANKYQISVNKYKGTAGNALMDGASQLVGENRTMTIHNGMFFSTYDRDNDGWVTADPRKQCSKEDGGGWWYNRCHAANPNGRYYWGGQYSWDMAKHGTDDGVVWMNWKGSWYSMKKVSMKIRPFFPQQ